In Felis catus isolate Fca126 chromosome C2, F.catus_Fca126_mat1.0, whole genome shotgun sequence, a single window of DNA contains:
- the LOC111556340 gene encoding keratin-associated protein 10-7-like, with translation MAASTLSVCSSDLSYGSRVCLPGASDSCPDSSWQVDDCPESCCEPPCCAPAPCLTLLCGPSSPCQGDCCTPACCKPVCCTPVCCKPVCCTPVCCKLFSCTPVCCEDSPCTTSSCCQPSCCTSSPCQEDCCTPVCCKPVCCTPVCCEDSPCSAPSCCQPSPCCRPSSCVSLLCRPVCRPTCCTPASSCCRPASCVSLLCRPVCRPTCCTPVCCKPVCCTPVCCEDSPCSAASCCQPSPCCRPSSSVSLLCRPVCPRPACCAPASSCCRPASCVSLLCCPVCPRPACGPASGQSCC, from the coding sequence ATGGCCGCGTCCACCCTGTCCGTCTGCTCCAGCGACCTGAGCTATGGCAGCCGCGTCTGCCTGCCCGGGGCCTCGGACTCCTGCCCCGACTCCTCCTGGCAGGTGGACGACTGCCCAGAGAGCTGCTGCGAGCCCCCGTGctgcgcccccgccccctgcctgaCCCTCCTGtgcggcccctcctccccctgccagggAGACTGCTGCACCCCTGCGTGCTGCAAGCCCGTCTGCTGCACCCCTGTCTGCTGCAAGCCCGTGTGCTGCACCCCTGTCTGCTGCAAGCTCTTCTCCTGCACCCCTGTGTGCTGCGAGGACTCCCCCTGCACAACCTCTTCATGCTGCCAGCCGTCCTGCtgcacctcctccccctgccaggaAGACTGCTGCACCCCTGTCTGCTGCAAGCCCGTCTGCTGCACCCCTGTGTGCTGCGAGgactccccctgctcagccccctcctgctgccagcccagcccctgctgcagaCCCTCCTCCTGCGTGTCCCTGCTCTGCCGCCCCGTGTGCAGGCCCACCTGCtgcacccctgcctcctcctgctgccGCCCAGCCTCCTGCGTGTCCCTGCTCTGCCGCCCCGTGTGCAGGCCCACCTGCTGCACCCCTGTCTGCTGCAAGCCCGTCTGCTGCACCCCTGTGTGCTGCGAGGACTCCCCCTGCTCAGCCGcctcctgctgccagcccagcccctgctgcagaCCCTCCTCCAGTGTATCCCTGCTCTGCCGCCCCGTGTGCCCCCGCCCCGCCTGCTgcgcccctgcctcctcctgctgccGCCCGGCCTCCTGCGTGTCCCTGCTCTGCTGCCCTGTGTGCCCCCGCCCTGCCTGCGGCCCCGCCTCAGGCCAGTCCTGCTGCTGA